From a single Candoia aspera isolate rCanAsp1 chromosome 10, rCanAsp1.hap2, whole genome shotgun sequence genomic region:
- the CITED4 gene encoding cbp/p300-interacting transactivator 4 — protein MADHMMMSMSHGMNGLQSYRIGMNGMQAPPQHGQQHVLRTLPPSHQMMQYGGPAMDGGMRQRPGINGQMGHHQVPNTVMFNNPSQQQQYMGPVGTQQLMASMHLQKLNTQYQGHPLLGMSAGPVGPGAQQYRMGPGQHPGMQHLPSPALTLNVMDTDLIDEEVLTSLVMELGLDRIQELPELFLGQNEFDFISDFVNKQQPSAISC, from the coding sequence ATGGCTGATCACATGATGATGTCAATGAGCCATGGCATGAATGGGCTCCAGAGCTACCGGATAGGCATGAATGGGATGCAGGCCCCACCGCAACATGGACAGCAGCATGTGCTAAGGACGCTCCCTCCCAGCCACCAGATGATGCAGTATGGAGGCCCTGCTATGGACGGAGGAATGAGGCAGAGGCCGGGCATTAATGGACAGATGGGTCACCACCAGGTGCCAAACACTGTGATGTTCAACAATCCAAGCCAACAACAACAGTATATGGGACCTGTGGGTACCCAGCAACTTATGGCAAGTATGCACTTGCAGAAACTCAACACTCAGTATCAGGGCCATCCTCTCCTAGGCATGAGTGCTGGCCCTGTTGGACCAGGTGCACAGCAGTACAGGATGGGCCCGGGACAGCACCCAGGCATGCAACACCTGCCCTCCCCTGCTTTGACCTTGAACGTTATGGACACGGATCTTATTGATGAGGAGGTCTTGACTTCTTTGGTTATGGAGCTGGGCTTGGACCGCATTCAGGAGCTGCCAGAGCTGTTTCTGGGACAGAATGAGTTTGACTTCATCTCAGACTTTGTTAACAAACAGCAGCCCAGTGCAATCAGCTGTTGA